A DNA window from Allokutzneria albata contains the following coding sequences:
- a CDS encoding DUF885 domain-containing protein codes for MPASVINQISDAFVGDYAALDPIAATYLGVSGHDQDLTDYSPEGHRARADLAARALREIGATEPGTDAERLAKAVFQERVGLDVERHEAGLSTASLNVISSPPQDLRQVFDLMPTATAEDWAVIATRLAKTPDALAGMRASLLHSADKGDVSALRQVTGVAEQCETWAGRRGGKSFFASMIAAADEVDGVSDGLRSDLRAAADAAAAAYGDFARFLREDLAPRAPERDAVGEDRYRLESRYYTGAKLDLHEAYEWGWAEFSRIEAEMKQVANRIRPGATLAEAAAALDADPRYRVHGQDALAAWMQRLSDNALVELRDTHFDIPEPLMRLECKIAPPGGGVGAYYTGPTDDFSRPGRMWWSVPADREEFSTWREVTTVYHEGVPGHHLQIATAVHQAAELNRFQRLMCWVSGYGEGWALYSERLMRELGYLDDDGDLLGMLDAHLFRAARVVVDIGMHLELEIPKGTGFHEGERWTPDLGLEFMLTRTITDPTHVRDEIDRYLGWPGQAPSYKLGERLWLAAREEARARQGAAFDQKSFHTKALRAGAMGLDLLREQMIG; via the coding sequence ATGCCAGCCAGCGTGATCAACCAGATCAGCGACGCTTTCGTCGGTGACTATGCCGCGCTCGATCCCATCGCGGCGACGTACCTCGGAGTCTCCGGGCACGACCAGGACCTGACCGACTACTCCCCGGAAGGGCACCGCGCGCGGGCCGACCTGGCCGCGCGGGCGCTGCGGGAGATCGGTGCGACGGAGCCGGGCACGGACGCCGAACGGCTGGCGAAGGCGGTCTTCCAGGAGCGTGTCGGCCTGGACGTGGAACGCCACGAGGCCGGGCTCTCGACGGCCTCGCTGAACGTCATCTCCAGTCCGCCCCAGGACCTGCGCCAGGTCTTCGACCTGATGCCGACGGCCACCGCCGAGGACTGGGCGGTGATCGCCACCAGGCTGGCCAAGACCCCGGACGCGCTCGCCGGCATGCGGGCCTCGCTGCTGCACTCGGCGGACAAGGGTGACGTCTCGGCGCTCCGCCAGGTCACCGGCGTCGCCGAGCAGTGCGAGACCTGGGCGGGCCGCCGCGGTGGCAAGTCGTTCTTCGCGAGCATGATCGCCGCGGCGGACGAGGTCGACGGCGTCAGCGACGGGCTGCGCTCCGACCTGCGGGCCGCCGCCGACGCCGCGGCCGCCGCGTACGGCGACTTCGCCCGCTTCCTCCGCGAGGACCTGGCGCCGAGGGCGCCCGAGCGCGACGCGGTCGGCGAGGACCGCTACCGCCTCGAATCGCGCTACTACACCGGCGCCAAGCTGGACCTGCACGAGGCGTACGAGTGGGGCTGGGCGGAGTTCTCCCGCATCGAGGCGGAGATGAAGCAGGTCGCCAACCGCATCCGCCCCGGGGCCACGCTCGCCGAGGCGGCGGCTGCGCTCGACGCCGACCCGCGCTACCGGGTGCACGGCCAGGACGCGCTCGCCGCGTGGATGCAGCGGCTGTCCGACAACGCGCTCGTCGAGCTGCGCGACACCCACTTCGACATCCCGGAGCCGCTGATGCGGCTGGAGTGCAAGATCGCTCCGCCCGGCGGCGGGGTGGGCGCGTACTACACGGGCCCGACCGACGACTTCAGCCGGCCCGGGCGGATGTGGTGGTCGGTGCCCGCCGACCGCGAGGAGTTCTCCACCTGGCGCGAGGTCACCACCGTCTACCACGAGGGCGTCCCCGGGCATCACCTGCAGATCGCCACCGCGGTGCACCAGGCGGCCGAGCTGAACCGCTTCCAGCGGCTGATGTGCTGGGTCTCCGGCTACGGCGAGGGCTGGGCGCTCTACTCGGAGCGGCTGATGCGCGAGCTGGGCTACCTCGACGACGACGGCGACCTGCTGGGCATGCTGGACGCGCACCTGTTCCGCGCGGCGCGCGTGGTGGTGGACATCGGCATGCACCTGGAGCTGGAGATCCCTAAGGGGACCGGCTTCCACGAGGGCGAGCGGTGGACCCCGGACCTGGGGCTGGAGTTCATGCTCACCCGCACGATCACCGACCCCACGCACGTGCGGGACGAGATCGACCGCTACCTGGGCTGGCCCGGTCAGGCCCCGTCCTACAAGCTCGGCGAGCGGCTGTGGCTGGCCGCCCGCGAGGAGGCCAGGGCGCGGCAGGGCGCGGCGTTCGACCAGAAGTCCTTCCACACCAAGGCGTTGCGCGCCGGTGCGATGGGCCTCGACCTGCTCCGCGAGCAGATGATCGGCTGA
- a CDS encoding maleylpyruvate isomerase N-terminal domain-containing protein: MSGAALIDHGRLLDVLVTEGETLANSAPPEAMDLPVPGRPGLTVGAVLRQAADGYRGALAWMRDRGVPAWPVPEQRGPAPDERQDSVDRREELRAGLVDLVVKLGEHEPEEPCPTWWPQDQTYGFWRRRMAHESTVHRIDVQAALGGPVLDVPEDVALDGVDEVLLLWLGHRLRTRGITGPHRCALGIRTSDHAWYVRVEPAGISVFRAVPTGLTNVDAIITGAPSAVYRWLWGRAPDHTVRLVGDRHATAQLWALLRLATA, from the coding sequence GTGAGCGGGGCGGCTCTCATCGATCACGGCCGCCTGCTCGACGTCCTGGTGACCGAGGGCGAGACGCTCGCGAACTCGGCGCCTCCCGAAGCCATGGACCTCCCGGTCCCGGGGCGCCCGGGACTCACGGTCGGCGCGGTGCTGCGCCAGGCCGCTGACGGCTACCGCGGCGCGCTGGCCTGGATGCGCGACCGCGGTGTGCCCGCGTGGCCGGTGCCGGAGCAACGCGGTCCGGCCCCGGACGAGCGGCAGGACTCGGTGGACCGGCGCGAAGAACTGCGCGCGGGGCTCGTCGACCTGGTCGTGAAGCTCGGTGAGCACGAACCGGAGGAGCCCTGCCCCACGTGGTGGCCGCAGGACCAGACCTACGGGTTCTGGCGGCGGCGGATGGCGCACGAGAGCACTGTGCACCGCATCGACGTGCAGGCCGCGCTCGGCGGACCGGTGCTCGACGTCCCCGAGGACGTGGCGCTGGACGGCGTCGACGAGGTGCTGTTGCTGTGGCTCGGGCACCGCCTGCGCACCAGGGGCATCACCGGCCCGCACCGCTGCGCGCTCGGGATCCGCACCTCCGACCACGCCTGGTACGTGCGGGTGGAGCCCGCGGGCATCTCGGTGTTCCGCGCCGTTCCCACCGGCCTGACCAACGTGGACGCGATCATCACCGGAGCGCCCTCCGCGGTGTACCGGTGGCTGTGGGGCCGCGCGCCCGACCACACCGTCCGCCTCGTCGGCGACCGCCACGCCACGGCGCAGTTGTGGGCCCTGCTCCGCCTGGCCACCGCGTAA
- a CDS encoding DUF3153 domain-containing protein, giving the protein MPPRPRSRAVALVALLGVLLLSGCVRARMTIAVAEDDRVTGDLQVLAAPQREGDAGPQLVVPAGLTGRARVTKATAADGFTGSLLTFTGLTFEELRLLAATATGDSGKYRFSLRRSGGLVTLSGSVDLTQLAPDRTDVQIKVNFPGKVGSGNGRARGNEITWSPRPGQVTELTAVARYADVTSEAWVRWALIVGAATGLAAVIVMAMAYVSHRRQLRSAPA; this is encoded by the coding sequence GTGCCGCCCCGACCCCGCAGTCGCGCCGTTGCGCTGGTGGCGCTGCTCGGGGTGCTGCTGCTCAGCGGTTGCGTGCGGGCGCGGATGACCATCGCGGTGGCCGAGGACGACCGGGTCACCGGCGACCTGCAGGTGCTGGCCGCCCCGCAGCGGGAGGGCGACGCCGGGCCGCAGCTGGTGGTGCCGGCCGGGCTCACCGGGCGGGCGCGGGTCACCAAGGCCACCGCGGCGGACGGCTTCACCGGCTCCCTGCTGACCTTCACCGGGCTCACCTTCGAGGAGCTGCGGCTGCTGGCGGCGACCGCGACCGGCGACAGCGGCAAGTACCGGTTCAGCCTGCGCCGCTCCGGCGGCCTGGTGACGCTGTCCGGATCGGTGGACCTGACCCAGCTCGCCCCCGACCGCACCGACGTGCAGATCAAGGTCAACTTCCCCGGCAAGGTCGGCAGCGGCAACGGCAGGGCGCGGGGCAACGAGATCACCTGGTCGCCGCGGCCGGGCCAGGTCACCGAGCTGACCGCGGTGGCCCGCTACGCCGACGTCACCTCGGAGGCGTGGGTGCGCTGGGCGCTCATCGTGGGCGCGGCGACCGGCCTCGCGGCGGTGATCGTGATGGCGATGGCCTACGTCAGCCACCGCAGGCAGCTGCGGTCGGCGCCCGCCTAG
- a CDS encoding YbaK/EbsC family protein, translated as MSSLDHPGIHKVTTALAEAGFDSAATGVRVLTDAVRTAAQAAAALGVEVGAIANSLVFTADGAPLLVLTSGAHRADTALLAELAGVAEVGRATPDFVREHTGQAIGGVAPVGHPAPIRTFVDRALADHPEIWAAAGHPKAVFPTTFTDLVALTGGTPVEVTR; from the coding sequence GTGAGCTCACTGGACCACCCGGGCATCCACAAGGTCACCACGGCGCTCGCCGAGGCCGGATTCGACTCCGCCGCAACCGGTGTCCGCGTCCTGACCGACGCCGTCCGCACCGCCGCGCAGGCCGCCGCCGCGCTCGGCGTCGAGGTGGGGGCGATCGCGAACAGCCTGGTCTTCACCGCGGACGGGGCGCCGCTGCTGGTGCTCACCTCGGGCGCGCACCGGGCCGACACCGCGCTGCTCGCCGAACTGGCGGGGGTGGCCGAGGTGGGCAGGGCGACCCCCGACTTCGTCCGCGAGCACACCGGCCAGGCCATCGGCGGCGTCGCGCCGGTCGGCCACCCGGCGCCGATCCGCACGTTCGTGGACCGCGCACTGGCGGACCACCCGGAGATCTGGGCCGCGGCCGGTCACCCGAAGGCGGTCTTCCCCACCACCTTCACCGATCTGGTCGCTCTCACCGGCGGCACGCCCGTGGAGGTGACCCGGTGA
- a CDS encoding PI-PLC domain-containing protein: MSAALRVILAAVLTVLPAPVQAERTLADLTYLTSHNAHVSTGDAKWWPPNQGQSLRKQLTDGVRGLMLDLHMYGNEVHLCHNEGRECGPVPGLHYGTPRQTFAGSLRTVVDFLNENRGEVVTLLLEDYADASALASALNSVPGLNDLIFRPDAWKVREQGWPKLSDMVARNKRLLMLSSAPGRESMGVFHGKDYTVENYWSLGPLGDKLECVSRWSDVPLNKQEPNFKRLFVMNHFRDVPMDFAARSDNGDKLAKRVRDTCTPAAGRKPNFVSVDFYEQPTSGTRPASVVADLNR; encoded by the coding sequence ATGTCCGCAGCACTGCGCGTGATCCTGGCCGCCGTCCTCACGGTGCTCCCGGCACCGGTCCAGGCGGAGCGGACACTCGCCGATCTGACCTACCTGACCTCGCACAACGCGCACGTCAGCACCGGTGACGCGAAGTGGTGGCCGCCGAACCAGGGGCAGAGCCTGCGCAAGCAGCTCACCGACGGCGTGCGCGGGCTGATGCTCGACCTGCACATGTACGGCAACGAAGTGCACCTGTGCCACAACGAAGGACGCGAGTGCGGCCCGGTGCCGGGACTGCACTACGGCACTCCGCGGCAGACGTTCGCCGGATCGCTGCGGACGGTCGTCGACTTCCTCAACGAGAACCGCGGCGAGGTCGTCACGCTGTTGCTGGAGGACTACGCGGACGCGTCAGCGCTGGCCAGCGCGCTCAACAGCGTTCCCGGGCTCAACGATCTGATCTTCCGGCCTGACGCCTGGAAGGTGCGCGAGCAGGGGTGGCCGAAGCTGAGCGACATGGTGGCCCGGAACAAGCGGCTGCTGATGCTCTCCAGTGCTCCCGGTCGCGAGTCGATGGGTGTCTTCCACGGCAAGGACTACACGGTCGAGAACTACTGGAGCCTCGGACCGCTCGGCGACAAGCTGGAATGCGTCAGCCGGTGGTCGGACGTGCCGCTGAACAAGCAGGAGCCGAACTTCAAGCGGCTGTTCGTGATGAACCACTTCCGAGACGTGCCAATGGATTTCGCTGCTCGCTCGGACAACGGGGACAAGCTCGCGAAGCGCGTGCGGGACACGTGCACCCCGGCGGCGGGGCGCAAACCGAACTTCGTCTCCGTCGACTTCTACGAGCAACCCACGTCGGGCACGCGCCCCGCCAGTGTGGTCGCCGACCTCAACCGCTGA
- a CDS encoding GNAT family N-acetyltransferase, with translation MTLVPHPQQQRLIEFTAADLRPRLDEALALYVAAMDYPPNTVRQRAPMWLAHMMREGWRCVVALDEDEALAGISYGYRGAVGQWWHEQVRRGLNARTNSDQSFVDEWMRDYFELTELHVRPDAQGRGLGEALLRRLASMVDSERVLLSTPEGPTRAWKLYRRLGFQDVLRHYQFTGDPRPFAVLGRRLPIEENPVSG, from the coding sequence GTGACCCTGGTGCCCCACCCGCAACAGCAACGGCTGATCGAGTTCACCGCCGCGGACCTGCGGCCCCGGCTGGACGAGGCGCTGGCGCTCTACGTCGCCGCCATGGACTACCCGCCGAACACCGTGCGCCAGCGGGCCCCGATGTGGCTGGCGCACATGATGCGCGAGGGCTGGCGCTGCGTCGTCGCGCTGGACGAGGACGAGGCGCTGGCCGGGATTTCCTACGGCTACCGTGGCGCGGTCGGCCAGTGGTGGCACGAGCAGGTGCGGCGTGGCCTGAACGCGCGGACGAACTCCGATCAGTCCTTTGTGGACGAATGGATGCGGGACTACTTCGAGCTGACCGAGCTGCACGTGCGGCCGGACGCGCAGGGCCGCGGCCTCGGCGAGGCGCTGCTGCGGCGGCTGGCCAGCATGGTCGACTCGGAGCGGGTGCTGCTGTCCACCCCGGAAGGCCCGACCCGCGCGTGGAAGCTCTACCGGCGCCTCGGCTTCCAGGACGTGCTGCGGCACTACCAGTTCACCGGTGACCCGCGGCCGTTCGCCGTGCTCGGCCGCAGGCTGCCGATCGAGGAGAACCCGGTCAGCGGTTGA
- the metF gene encoding methylenetetrahydrofolate reductase [NAD(P)H]: protein MTAVVDRLRSDRPVFSVEFFPPKDAEAERQLWRAIRELEPLDPAFVSVTYGAGGSSRDRTIRVTGRIAQETTLTPVAHLTAVNHSVAELRNVIGSYASVGVRNILALRGDPPGDPNGEWVKHPQGLTYAEELVRLIRGLGDFCVGVAAYPFGHPRSADLDTDAEFFVRKLRAGAHYAVSQMFFRVEDFLRLRDRIAARGIDLDEVPLLPGLMPIRSVKGIQKMAEMANTEIPPEVIARVEPYAGNLESVRAVGVDIATELAERLLAEGLKQLHFYTMNRSNSTVQVLDRLGLLPARARG from the coding sequence ATGACGGCGGTGGTTGACCGGCTTCGCAGTGATCGTCCGGTGTTCTCGGTTGAGTTCTTCCCGCCGAAGGACGCCGAGGCCGAGCGCCAGCTCTGGCGCGCCATCAGGGAGCTGGAGCCCCTGGACCCCGCGTTCGTCTCGGTGACCTACGGCGCGGGCGGCTCCAGCCGCGACCGCACGATCCGGGTGACCGGGCGCATCGCCCAGGAGACCACGCTGACTCCGGTCGCGCACCTGACCGCGGTCAACCACTCGGTGGCCGAGCTGCGCAACGTCATCGGCTCCTACGCCTCCGTCGGCGTGCGCAACATCCTCGCGCTGCGCGGCGACCCGCCCGGTGACCCCAACGGCGAGTGGGTCAAGCACCCGCAGGGCCTGACCTACGCGGAGGAGCTGGTCCGGCTCATCCGCGGCCTCGGTGACTTCTGCGTCGGTGTCGCGGCCTACCCGTTCGGCCACCCGCGCTCGGCGGACCTGGACACCGACGCCGAGTTCTTCGTGCGCAAGCTGCGCGCGGGCGCGCACTACGCGGTGTCGCAGATGTTCTTCCGCGTCGAGGACTTCCTGCGGCTGCGGGACCGGATCGCCGCGCGCGGCATCGACCTGGACGAGGTCCCGCTGCTGCCGGGGCTGATGCCGATCCGCTCGGTCAAGGGCATCCAGAAGATGGCCGAGATGGCCAACACCGAGATCCCGCCGGAGGTCATCGCCAGGGTCGAGCCGTACGCGGGCAACCTGGAGTCCGTGCGCGCGGTCGGCGTGGACATCGCCACCGAGCTGGCGGAGCGGCTGCTCGCCGAGGGGCTGAAGCAGCTGCACTTCTACACGATGAACCGGTCGAACTCGACCGTGCAGGTGCTCGACCGGCTCGGCCTGCTGCCCGCCCGCGCCCGCGGCTAG
- a CDS encoding polyprenyl synthetase family protein gives MLEQQVDRHPLELKTGVDVDATLTAHVEHELRVYLGRQRAAAASIDEAFASAVGALSDFVVSGGKRIRPTFAWWGWRAAGGDPDDLDTVVPVLRAVSALELIQACALVQDDLMDDSDMRRGLPTVHVAFGAKHREQGWSGSAERFGLSAALLLGDLALVWADDMVRTSGLGLEALARTNEAWHGMRTEVLAGQYLDVLAQARAATDLHSAEQVSRYKTAAYTVDRPLHFGAALAGADQELVAALRCYGADVGIAFQLRDDLLGVFGDPAVTGKPAGDDLREGKRTPLVAYGLDLAHRAGETGSAELIESALGVPELDGGLLERVRATLIRLGAVRAVEERINRLTTSGLAALDSVTIDSVAVTRLRELALEVTHRSY, from the coding sequence GTGCTTGAACAGCAGGTAGATCGGCACCCTCTCGAGCTGAAGACCGGGGTCGACGTCGACGCGACGCTCACCGCGCACGTGGAGCACGAACTCCGGGTGTACCTGGGACGGCAGCGCGCGGCGGCGGCCAGCATCGACGAGGCGTTCGCCAGCGCGGTGGGCGCTCTGTCCGACTTCGTCGTCTCCGGGGGCAAGCGCATCCGGCCCACCTTCGCCTGGTGGGGCTGGCGGGCGGCGGGCGGGGACCCGGACGACCTGGACACGGTGGTGCCGGTGCTGCGCGCGGTCAGCGCCCTGGAGCTGATCCAGGCGTGCGCCCTGGTGCAGGACGACCTGATGGACGACTCCGACATGCGCCGGGGCCTGCCGACTGTGCACGTCGCCTTCGGCGCCAAGCACCGCGAGCAGGGCTGGTCGGGCAGCGCGGAGCGGTTCGGGCTCTCCGCCGCCCTGCTGCTCGGCGACCTGGCGCTGGTCTGGGCCGACGACATGGTGCGCACGTCGGGTCTCGGCCTGGAAGCGCTCGCGCGGACGAACGAGGCGTGGCACGGCATGCGCACCGAGGTGCTCGCCGGGCAGTACCTCGACGTGCTCGCGCAGGCCAGGGCCGCGACCGACCTGCACAGCGCCGAGCAGGTCAGCCGCTACAAGACGGCCGCGTACACGGTGGACCGGCCGCTGCACTTCGGCGCGGCGCTGGCCGGGGCGGACCAGGAGCTGGTCGCGGCGCTGCGGTGCTACGGCGCGGACGTCGGCATCGCCTTCCAGCTGCGCGACGACCTGCTCGGGGTGTTCGGCGACCCCGCGGTCACCGGCAAGCCCGCCGGGGACGACCTGCGCGAGGGCAAGCGGACGCCGCTGGTGGCCTACGGGCTGGACCTGGCGCACCGGGCCGGGGAGACCGGGTCGGCCGAGCTGATCGAGAGCGCGCTGGGCGTGCCGGAGCTGGACGGCGGGCTGCTGGAGCGGGTGCGCGCCACGCTGATCAGGCTGGGCGCGGTGCGCGCGGTGGAGGAGCGGATCAACCGGCTGACCACCTCCGGCCTGGCCGCCCTCGACTCGGTGACGATCGACTCGGTCGCCGTCACCCGGCTGCGTGAACTGGCGCTGGAAGTGACCCACCGCAGCTACTGA
- a CDS encoding SAV_6107 family HEPN domain-containing protein → MSVPLHFPVPSPRRPDNARTAVPAPRNPQAVSLLAHAMRTLREAEGSTTPADRYSVAYLAAIRASAAVLAMRGRPHRARARPASVWELLVRNAPELREWAAFFAAGSSRRAAVQAGVSRLVDAETADDLVRRTGEFLELVRQIVHGAGR, encoded by the coding sequence ATGTCCGTCCCTCTGCACTTCCCGGTCCCGTCTCCCCGCCGTCCCGACAACGCGCGCACCGCGGTTCCCGCACCGCGCAACCCCCAGGCCGTCTCGCTGCTGGCGCACGCCATGCGCACCCTGCGCGAAGCGGAGGGCTCGACCACACCCGCGGACCGCTACTCGGTGGCCTATCTCGCCGCGATCCGCGCGTCCGCCGCCGTCCTCGCGATGCGCGGTCGTCCGCACCGCGCGCGGGCCCGCCCTGCCAGCGTGTGGGAACTGCTCGTCCGCAACGCGCCCGAGCTGCGCGAGTGGGCCGCGTTCTTCGCCGCGGGGTCTTCGCGCCGCGCGGCCGTTCAGGCGGGCGTCAGCAGGCTGGTCGACGCCGAGACCGCGGACGACCTCGTCCGGCGCACCGGGGAGTTCCTCGAACTGGTGCGGCAGATCGTGCACGGGGCGGGGCGGTGA